Proteins from a genomic interval of Cyanobium sp. AMD-g:
- the arsS gene encoding arsenosugar biosynthesis radical SAM (seleno)protein ArsS (Some members of this family are selenoproteins.): protein MGVADPDGPTTTLAPPFPALRRSRLDTLQVNLGYRCNQSCSHCHVNAGPSRTEMMDPSTIALVPAVLRARAIASLDLTGGAPELHPGFRDLVRQARGLGVAVIDRCNLTILGEPGQEDLAAFLARQGVKVVASLPCYLADNVDRQRGDGVFERSLAGLRQLNALGYGDPDAGLELDLVYNPQGPSLPPPQAALEADYRRELADRFGLRFNRLFTITNMPIQRFAAVLRQQGQLEGYMALLRQHHNPANLAEVMCRSTVSVDWEGFLYDCDFNQMLGLPVDGGSGPRAHLRQLLEQDPDGEPIAVADHCFGCSAGAGSSCGGALSRGPSGRSEAPSQANE from the coding sequence ATGGGCGTTGCCGATCCAGACGGCCCCACCACCACCCTGGCCCCGCCGTTCCCGGCCCTGCGCCGCAGCCGGCTCGACACCCTGCAGGTGAACCTGGGCTACCGCTGCAACCAGAGCTGCAGCCACTGCCATGTGAATGCCGGGCCCAGCCGCACCGAGATGATGGATCCGTCCACCATCGCCCTGGTGCCGGCGGTGCTGCGGGCCCGGGCGATCGCCAGCCTCGATCTCACCGGCGGCGCGCCGGAGCTGCACCCCGGCTTCCGCGACCTGGTGCGCCAGGCCCGGGGGCTGGGGGTGGCGGTGATCGACCGCTGCAACCTCACGATCCTCGGTGAGCCCGGCCAGGAGGACCTGGCCGCCTTCCTGGCCCGGCAGGGGGTGAAGGTGGTGGCCTCCCTGCCCTGCTACCTGGCCGACAACGTCGACCGGCAGCGGGGCGATGGGGTGTTCGAGCGCAGCCTCGCGGGCCTGCGCCAGCTCAACGCCCTCGGCTACGGCGATCCGGACGCCGGCCTGGAGCTGGATCTGGTGTACAACCCCCAGGGCCCCAGCCTGCCGCCTCCCCAGGCCGCCCTGGAGGCCGACTACCGGCGGGAGCTGGCCGATCGCTTCGGGCTGCGCTTCAACCGCCTGTTCACGATCACCAACATGCCCATCCAGCGCTTCGCGGCGGTGCTGCGCCAGCAGGGGCAGCTGGAGGGCTACATGGCCTTGCTGCGCCAGCACCACAACCCGGCCAACCTGGCCGAGGTGATGTGCCGCAGCACCGTCAGCGTCGACTGGGAGGGCTTCCTCTACGACTGCGACTTCAACCAGATGCTCGGCCTGCCGGTCGACGGTGGCAGTGGCCCAAGGGCCCACCTGCGCCAGTTGCTGGAGCAGGACCCTGATGGGGAGCCGATCGCCGTGGCCGACCACTGCTTCGGCTGCAGCGCCGGCGCCGGCTCCAGTTGCGGAGGGGCTTTGAGCCGAGGCCCCTCGGGCCGTTCTGAAGCCCCCAGTCAAGCCAACGAGTGA
- a CDS encoding arsenate reductase ArsC yields MPSTRPGGAARRRVLVVCTGNSARSIMAEALFQTLGAGAIEVVSAGSAPTGRVHPLALEQIGRLPVDPSRYGSKSLASVLEAATTPFDLVVTVCDHAAESCGTLPGDPARVHWGLADPAAHQEPQLARQAFSSCFDALAERIGALLNEPVA; encoded by the coding sequence ATGCCATCCACCCGCCCCGGCGGGGCCGCCCGACGGCGGGTGCTCGTGGTCTGCACCGGTAACTCGGCGCGCAGCATCATGGCCGAAGCCCTCTTCCAGACCCTGGGCGCGGGGGCGATCGAGGTCGTCAGCGCCGGCAGTGCCCCGACGGGTCGGGTCCATCCCCTGGCCCTGGAGCAGATCGGCCGCCTTCCCGTGGACCCGTCCCGGTACGGCAGCAAAAGCCTGGCGTCGGTGCTGGAGGCGGCGACGACGCCGTTCGATCTGGTGGTCACGGTCTGCGACCATGCGGCCGAAAGCTGCGGCACGTTGCCGGGGGACCCGGCCAGGGTGCACTGGGGCCTGGCCGATCCCGCCGCCCACCAGGAACCTCAGCTGGCCCGGCAGGCCTTCTCCTCCTGCTTCGATGCGCTGGCCGAACGCATCGGTGCCCTGCTGAACGAGCCGGTGGCCTGA
- a CDS encoding glycosyltransferase family 2 protein translates to MPNPGSAMAMGAIQVVIPARDERRTIGHVIGQLRRQGLERIRVVDNGSRDGTAALARQLGAEVLSEPRPGYGRACWRGCLELAPDVHWLLFCDGDGGDPLEELPRFLDLLDGHDLLLGDRTATEVGRASLTPLQRGGNRLATTLIGLGWGFRYRDMGPLRLVRREAFAAMALRDRGYGWTLEMQVRAIELGLRIREVPISHRPRLAGASKISGRWGASVRAGSVILTTLGLLWLRRVLRRGPR, encoded by the coding sequence ATGCCCAACCCGGGATCGGCCATGGCGATGGGGGCCATCCAGGTGGTGATTCCGGCGCGCGACGAACGCCGGACGATCGGCCACGTGATCGGCCAGCTGCGCCGCCAGGGACTCGAGCGCATCCGGGTGGTCGACAACGGCAGCCGCGACGGCACCGCCGCCCTCGCCCGGCAGCTGGGGGCGGAGGTGCTCAGCGAACCCCGTCCCGGCTACGGCCGCGCCTGCTGGCGGGGGTGCCTCGAGCTCGCCCCCGATGTGCACTGGCTGCTGTTCTGCGATGGCGATGGCGGCGACCCGCTCGAGGAACTGCCCCGCTTCCTGGATCTCCTCGACGGCCACGACCTGCTGCTCGGCGACCGCACCGCCACCGAAGTGGGGCGGGCCTCGCTCACGCCCCTGCAGCGGGGCGGCAACCGCCTGGCCACGACGCTGATCGGCCTGGGCTGGGGATTCCGCTACCGCGACATGGGGCCGCTGCGGCTGGTCCGGCGTGAGGCCTTCGCGGCGATGGCCCTGCGCGACCGGGGCTATGGCTGGACCCTGGAGATGCAGGTGCGGGCCATCGAGCTGGGCCTGCGCATCCGCGAGGTGCCGATCTCCCATCGCCCGCGCCTGGCCGGCGCCTCGAAGATTTCCGGGCGCTGGGGCGCCAGTGTTCGGGCCGGGAGTGTGATCCTCACCACCCTGGGCCTGCTGTGGCTGCGGCGTGTCCTGCGGCGAGGGCCGCGTTGA
- a CDS encoding AAA family ATPase: protein MNGVPIFDTYEEQMAWEARQRQHPRPIPHATSEVGKVPYRRTPPQVDAIPEVGKVQSVAELRQNRSPTAWTISQFGAQGNAVMLAAELGVGKTSFMYRAAEAIAQGFPLMGQLPTKKGRVLFIQADESRRNATEKLEIMDIQTEGIEFLFPDEQGWNGLEMDRLKAQIKGQGYAAVFLDSITTLLTHGSHSMKDAEFSHPLYELNALASRNNLLAVIAAHLKKPESGSRSSVTVHDITGTGTQGGAVSDIWGMWRPAQPQHEDHYVLGCLGKRNCREGTRWNLQGNPEDFSWTLKSVGDGDLLPTKRQQLKGKLLEHLASEPYPRSAKDLAQSLGHNAEHVRRVCIELFLTGDLGRKKQPTPVGRPICLYHLPL from the coding sequence ATGAACGGTGTCCCCATCTTTGATACGTATGAGGAGCAGATGGCATGGGAGGCGCGGCAGCGGCAACACCCGCGCCCAATCCCCCACGCCACATCGGAAGTAGGAAAAGTCCCCTACCGAAGAACGCCCCCGCAGGTCGACGCCATACCGGAAGTAGGAAAAGTCCAGTCCGTTGCTGAGCTTCGCCAGAATCGGAGCCCGACGGCCTGGACCATCAGCCAGTTCGGTGCCCAGGGCAATGCCGTGATGCTGGCTGCTGAGCTTGGCGTCGGCAAAACCAGCTTCATGTATCGAGCTGCGGAAGCCATCGCCCAAGGCTTCCCCCTGATGGGCCAGCTGCCTACGAAGAAAGGTCGCGTCCTGTTCATTCAGGCCGACGAATCCAGGCGGAACGCGACGGAAAAGCTGGAGATCATGGACATTCAGACAGAGGGTATCGAATTCCTCTTTCCCGACGAACAAGGCTGGAATGGGCTTGAGATGGATCGCCTGAAGGCCCAGATCAAGGGCCAAGGCTACGCAGCAGTGTTCCTGGACTCCATCACAACCCTTCTGACGCATGGCTCCCACAGCATGAAAGACGCAGAGTTTTCGCATCCTCTCTACGAACTAAACGCCCTCGCCAGCAGGAACAACCTTCTTGCGGTCATCGCCGCTCATCTCAAGAAACCGGAATCCGGCAGCCGCTCCAGTGTCACCGTCCATGACATCACTGGCACTGGCACCCAAGGAGGCGCAGTCTCGGACATCTGGGGCATGTGGCGGCCAGCACAGCCACAGCATGAGGATCACTACGTACTTGGCTGTCTCGGTAAACGCAACTGCAGGGAGGGCACTCGCTGGAACCTCCAAGGCAATCCCGAGGACTTCTCCTGGACGCTCAAGTCCGTCGGTGATGGGGATCTGCTACCCACAAAACGCCAACAGCTCAAGGGCAAGCTCCTCGAGCACCTGGCGTCCGAGCCTTACCCAAGATCCGCCAAGGATCTGGCTCAATCCCTTGGACACAACGCTGAACATGTCAGAAGGGTTTGCATTGAACTCTTTCTGACTGGGGACCTCGGCCGGAAAAAACAGCCCACTCCAGTCGGCCGCCCAATCTGCCTCTACCACCTGCCTCTCTGA
- a CDS encoding methyltransferase domain-containing protein, whose product MTSAADLHRSVQEYYGSTLSSSDDLRTSACCDASSVPPALRPLLARIHPEVLSRYYGCGLVAPPLLEGLRVLDLGCGSGRDVYLLAQLVGAGGAVVGIDMTPEQLAVARRHVDHHAEVFGYGNVQVLEGRIEQLEALPLEPGSFDLVISNCVVNLSADKLAVLGGVRRLLKPGGEFFFADVYADRRVPEALRHDPVLHGECLSGALYWNDFLRLARQAGFADPRLVADRPLEITDPELAARTGAIRFFSATYRLFNIEALEDACEDHGQAVIYRGSIAGHPDALPFDKHHHIEAGRVFPVCGNTFRMLAESRLAPHFEFIGDFSRHYGLFEGCGSAIPFDLGVAPTAAAPAAAPTPASGGSCC is encoded by the coding sequence ATGACCAGCGCCGCCGATCTGCACCGCAGCGTTCAGGAGTATTACGGCTCCACCCTCAGCAGCAGCGACGACCTGCGCACCAGCGCCTGCTGCGACGCCAGCAGCGTGCCGCCGGCGCTGCGGCCCCTGCTGGCCCGGATCCACCCCGAGGTGCTGAGCCGCTACTACGGCTGCGGCCTGGTGGCGCCGCCGCTGCTGGAGGGCCTGCGGGTGCTCGACCTGGGCTGCGGCAGCGGCCGTGACGTGTACCTGCTTGCCCAGCTGGTGGGGGCCGGCGGCGCGGTGGTGGGCATCGACATGACGCCGGAGCAGCTGGCGGTGGCCCGGCGCCATGTCGACCACCACGCCGAGGTGTTCGGCTACGGCAATGTGCAGGTCCTGGAGGGCCGCATCGAGCAGCTGGAGGCCCTGCCCCTGGAGCCCGGCAGCTTCGATCTGGTGATCTCCAACTGTGTGGTGAACCTCTCGGCCGACAAGCTGGCGGTGCTGGGCGGCGTGCGGCGGCTGCTGAAGCCCGGCGGGGAGTTCTTCTTCGCCGACGTCTACGCCGACCGTCGCGTGCCCGAGGCCCTGCGCCACGACCCGGTGCTGCACGGCGAATGCCTCAGCGGCGCCCTCTACTGGAACGACTTCCTGCGGCTGGCGCGCCAGGCCGGCTTCGCCGATCCCCGCCTGGTGGCCGACCGGCCCCTGGAGATCACCGACCCGGAGCTGGCCGCCCGCACCGGCGCGATCCGCTTCTTCTCCGCCACCTACCGGCTGTTCAACATCGAGGCCCTGGAGGACGCCTGTGAGGACCACGGCCAGGCGGTGATCTACCGCGGCAGCATCGCCGGCCACCCCGACGCCCTGCCCTTCGACAAGCACCACCACATCGAGGCCGGCCGGGTGTTTCCGGTCTGCGGCAACACCTTCCGCATGCTGGCCGAGAGCCGGCTGGCGCCCCACTTCGAGTTCATCGGCGATTTCAGCCGCCACTACGGCCTGTTCGAGGGCTGCGGCAGCGCCATCCCCTTCGACCTGGGGGTCGCCCCTACCGCCGCCGCCCCCGCAGCCGCGCCGACCCCCGCCAGCGGCGGCTCCTGCTGCTGA
- a CDS encoding metal-binding protein: MASGRSHDRATRQLALPFGLLWWPALGPVGVAVASGAFLLGGLWLSPDLDTRSNATRRWGPLRLLWWPYRRLLSHRSLLSHSPLLGTSLRLLWLAVLVLLACAALGPLGAPPPGELLQRGRELWGSQRPLLLAAFVGLEASSWLHLLQDGDPIPRLPRPLRALGRRLSRLSSRSRRWRGSARLRGRRR, from the coding sequence ATGGCCAGCGGCCGCAGCCACGATCGCGCCACCCGACAGTTGGCTCTGCCGTTCGGGCTGCTCTGGTGGCCGGCCCTGGGGCCGGTGGGAGTGGCCGTCGCCAGCGGCGCCTTCCTGCTCGGCGGCCTCTGGCTCTCCCCCGACCTCGACACCCGCTCCAACGCCACCCGCCGCTGGGGTCCCCTGCGGCTGCTGTGGTGGCCCTACCGGCGCCTGCTCAGCCACCGCTCCCTGCTCTCCCACAGCCCCCTGCTGGGCACCAGCCTTCGATTGCTGTGGCTGGCGGTGCTGGTGCTGCTCGCCTGCGCCGCCCTCGGCCCCTTGGGCGCCCCACCGCCCGGCGAGCTTCTGCAGCGGGGCCGGGAGCTCTGGGGCTCCCAGCGCCCCCTGTTGCTGGCGGCCTTCGTGGGCCTGGAGGCCAGCAGCTGGCTGCACCTGCTGCAGGACGGCGATCCGATCCCGCGGCTGCCGCGGCCCCTGCGCGCCCTGGGGCGGCGCCTCAGCCGCCTCAGCAGCAGGAGCCGCCGCTGGCGGGGGTCGGCGCGGCTGCGGGGGCGGCGGCGGTAG
- a CDS encoding DUF547 domain-containing protein — MVFVRFAMVRARSRTPLLLACGLVLITATGCGGGPAPWPSAEAGRPSPVAAAPQPRLDPGPFNAVLRSVVDGRGLVDYAALQRDPAQLDRYIKALGALAPERFASWPEAEQIALLINAYNAFTLRAIIDNDPIRPSIKAIPGVWKFRRHQLMGRGLTLDAIEHEILRREYNEPRIHAALVCAAISCPPLRQEAFTGAALERQLEDQTTRWLASPVGLAIDRAAGTVRISAIFQWFAEDWQRADPQAEPVPGHAKQSAVLRFIARYRPAAERALILGGDYRFAYLPYNWDLNRQSP; from the coding sequence GTGGTGTTCGTCCGCTTCGCCATGGTCCGTGCCCGCTCCCGCACCCCGCTGCTGCTGGCCTGCGGCCTGGTGCTGATCACCGCCACGGGCTGCGGCGGCGGGCCGGCCCCGTGGCCGTCCGCCGAGGCCGGCCGCCCTTCCCCGGTGGCCGCCGCCCCCCAGCCCCGCCTCGATCCAGGTCCCTTCAACGCGGTGCTGCGGTCGGTGGTGGATGGCCGGGGCCTGGTGGATTACGCCGCCCTGCAGCGGGATCCGGCCCAGCTCGATCGCTACATCAAGGCGCTGGGCGCCCTGGCCCCCGAGCGTTTCGCCTCCTGGCCGGAGGCGGAGCAGATCGCCCTGCTGATCAACGCCTACAACGCCTTCACCCTGCGCGCGATCATCGACAACGATCCGATCCGGCCCAGCATCAAGGCGATTCCCGGCGTGTGGAAGTTCCGCCGCCACCAGCTGATGGGCCGCGGCCTCACCCTCGATGCGATCGAGCACGAGATCCTGCGGCGCGAGTACAACGAGCCCCGCATCCACGCGGCCCTGGTGTGCGCCGCCATCAGCTGCCCGCCCCTGCGGCAGGAGGCCTTCACGGGGGCGGCGCTGGAGCGGCAGCTGGAGGATCAGACCACCCGCTGGCTGGCCAGCCCCGTGGGCCTGGCGATCGACCGGGCCGCCGGAACGGTGCGGATCTCCGCGATCTTCCAGTGGTTCGCCGAGGACTGGCAGCGGGCCGATCCGCAGGCGGAGCCTGTGCCGGGCCACGCGAAGCAGAGCGCCGTGCTGCGCTTCATCGCCCGCTACCGCCCCGCCGCGGAGCGCGCCCTGATCCTGGGCGGCGACTACCGCTTCGCCTACCTCCCCTACAACTGGGACCTGAATCGACAGAGCCCCTGA
- a CDS encoding cation:proton antiporter has protein sequence MDLLPTLLMEVGSHQVEVTETLIGVGRFLVIFVAARFMAELMVRLQLPTILGELVAGVIIGASGLHLVVPPEAQAQLSGALLGMLSSLGGMNPESISSLYSETFSSLKVVAEIGLFSLLFLTGLESELDELVAVGIQAGTVAFTGVVLPFAAGTAGLYYLFHVPFIPAVFAGAAMTATSIGITASVFGELQWLKRKEGQIVIGAAVLDDILGIVILAVVVSLAGGGSFTLGPVVQLCIAAVIFVAVALVLSRFAAPAFDWVVDQLKAPGDVAVASFVVLTLCCFAAQAIGLEAALGAFAAGLILSASKHTHDIEAAVKPLVALFATVFFVLIGTGMDLSVLNPFDPANHEGLVVALFLLVVAVAGKVATGWTYTSKDPTNRLVVGLGMMPRGEVGLIFLGLGTQANILTPALEAAILLMVIGTTFLAPILLRLVIGGQKEAAPQPS, from the coding sequence ATGGATTTATTGCCCACGCTGCTGATGGAAGTCGGCAGCCACCAGGTTGAAGTGACGGAAACCCTGATCGGGGTTGGCCGTTTTCTTGTGATCTTCGTGGCGGCCCGCTTCATGGCGGAGCTGATGGTGCGCCTGCAGCTGCCCACGATCCTCGGCGAACTGGTCGCCGGGGTGATCATCGGCGCCTCCGGCCTGCACCTGGTGGTCCCCCCCGAAGCCCAGGCCCAGCTGAGCGGCGCTTTGCTCGGGATGCTGAGCTCCCTGGGCGGCATGAACCCGGAGTCCATCAGTTCTCTTTACTCCGAGACGTTTTCCAGCCTGAAGGTGGTGGCCGAGATCGGCCTGTTCTCGCTGCTCTTCCTGACGGGCCTGGAAAGCGAACTGGATGAACTGGTGGCCGTGGGCATCCAGGCCGGCACCGTGGCCTTCACCGGTGTGGTGCTGCCCTTCGCCGCCGGCACCGCCGGGCTCTACTACCTCTTCCATGTGCCATTCATCCCGGCCGTGTTCGCCGGTGCCGCCATGACGGCCACCTCGATCGGCATCACGGCGAGCGTGTTCGGTGAGCTGCAGTGGCTGAAGCGCAAGGAGGGCCAGATCGTCATCGGTGCCGCCGTGCTCGATGACATCCTCGGCATCGTGATCCTGGCGGTGGTGGTCTCCCTGGCCGGTGGCGGTTCCTTCACCCTCGGACCGGTCGTGCAGCTGTGCATCGCGGCGGTGATCTTCGTGGCCGTCGCCCTGGTGCTCAGCCGCTTTGCCGCCCCCGCCTTTGACTGGGTGGTGGATCAGCTCAAGGCCCCCGGCGATGTGGCCGTGGCCAGCTTCGTGGTGCTCACCCTCTGCTGCTTCGCCGCCCAGGCGATCGGCCTGGAGGCTGCGCTGGGGGCCTTCGCCGCCGGCCTGATCCTCAGCGCCTCCAAGCACACCCACGACATCGAAGCCGCCGTCAAACCCCTGGTGGCCCTGTTCGCCACGGTGTTCTTCGTGCTGATCGGCACCGGCATGGACCTCTCGGTGCTCAACCCCTTCGATCCCGCCAACCACGAGGGTCTGGTGGTGGCCCTGTTCCTGCTGGTGGTGGCCGTGGCCGGCAAGGTGGCCACGGGCTGGACCTACACCAGCAAGGACCCCACCAACCGCCTGGTGGTGGGTCTGGGGATGATGCCCCGCGGCGAAGTGGGTCTGATCTTCCTGGGTCTGGGAACCCAGGCCAACATCCTCACCCCGGCCCTCGAAGCCGCCATCCTGTTGATGGTGATCGGCACCACCTTCCTGGCCCCGATTCTGCTTCGGCTCGTGATCGGTGGTCAGAAGGAGGCGGCACCCCAGCCCAGCTGA
- a CDS encoding FAD-dependent oxidoreductase: MDPPLSPSRWRQLLLLAAIALVVVLFFALGLHRQLTLEALQAAHGALLEQRRQAPLLVAGAYLLLYVLVAALSLPGAAVLTLAGGALFGVGLGTLLVSFASSIGALLAFLVARTLLREPVRRRFARQLAPIEAGVARDGVLYLLSLRLAPVFPFVLVNLLMALTPIRAASFYLTSQIGMLPGTFVYVNAGTQLAQLRGIGGILSPPLLGSLLLLALFPWLAKAALGRWQTWRLYRRWTRPRRFDRNLIVIGAGAAGLVTAYIAATVKARVTLVERGAMGGDCLNTGCVPSKALISSARLAARLRRADRYGLEPMEPRLNLRRVLERVAAKVAAVAPHDSVARYEGLGVEVLRGQARLLDPWTVAIRSDAGSEQRLTARAIVLATGAEPVRPDWPGSEAVPLLTSETVWGWLAQCPLERPRLAVLGGGPIACELAQALAQLGLPITQIQRSDRLLRKEDADVAAEVRQALEEDGVTLHMDTEVLGFERDPAPGGAVTVLVRQGERQGRIACDAVLCALGRRARLQGYGLEELGIPTGATINTNAFLQTLYPNIYAAGDVAGPFQFTHTAAHQAWYAAVNALFGQLRSFQVDNRVIPRTTFTDPEVATVGFTEAEAAARGVAVEVTRFPLHELDRAIVESAERGFVKVLTPPGSDRILGVTIVAEHAGELLAEFVLAMKWGLGLGRIFGTIHAYPTLAEANKYTAAAWKKQRVPQHLLPWLRRYHTWRRRG, from the coding sequence ATGGACCCACCGCTCTCGCCTTCCCGCTGGCGCCAGCTGCTGCTGCTCGCCGCCATCGCCCTGGTGGTGGTCCTGTTCTTCGCGCTGGGCCTGCACCGCCAGCTCACCCTGGAGGCCCTGCAGGCGGCCCATGGCGCCCTGCTGGAGCAGCGCCGCCAGGCCCCCCTGCTGGTGGCGGGCGCCTACCTGCTGCTCTACGTGCTGGTGGCGGCCCTGTCGCTGCCGGGGGCCGCGGTGCTCACCCTGGCCGGCGGGGCGCTCTTCGGGGTCGGGCTGGGCACCCTGCTGGTGTCGTTCGCCTCCAGCATCGGCGCCCTGCTGGCCTTCCTGGTGGCCCGCACCCTGCTGCGGGAACCGGTGCGGAGGCGGTTCGCCCGCCAGCTGGCGCCGATCGAGGCCGGGGTGGCCCGCGACGGGGTGCTCTACCTGCTCAGCCTGCGGCTGGCGCCGGTGTTCCCCTTCGTCCTGGTGAACCTGCTGATGGCGCTGACGCCGATCCGGGCCGCCAGCTTCTACCTCACCAGCCAGATCGGCATGCTGCCCGGCACCTTCGTCTACGTGAACGCCGGCACCCAGCTGGCCCAGCTGCGCGGGATCGGCGGCATCCTCAGCCCTCCGCTGCTGGGGTCACTGCTGCTGCTGGCCCTGTTCCCCTGGCTGGCCAAGGCGGCCCTGGGCCGCTGGCAGACCTGGCGGCTCTACCGCCGCTGGACCCGGCCGCGCCGCTTTGACCGCAACCTGATCGTGATCGGCGCCGGAGCGGCGGGGCTGGTGACCGCCTACATCGCCGCCACCGTCAAGGCGCGGGTGACCCTGGTGGAGCGCGGCGCCATGGGCGGCGACTGCCTCAACACCGGCTGCGTGCCCAGCAAGGCCCTGATCAGCTCGGCCCGGCTGGCGGCTCGCCTGCGCCGGGCCGACCGCTACGGACTCGAACCGATGGAGCCGCGGCTGAACCTGCGCCGGGTGCTGGAGCGGGTGGCCGCCAAGGTGGCGGCCGTGGCCCCCCACGACAGCGTCGCGCGCTACGAGGGCCTGGGGGTGGAGGTGCTGCGCGGCCAGGCCCGTCTGCTCGATCCCTGGACGGTGGCGATCCGCAGCGATGCGGGCAGCGAGCAGCGGCTCACGGCCCGGGCGATCGTGCTGGCCACCGGCGCCGAACCGGTGCGGCCCGACTGGCCGGGCAGCGAGGCGGTGCCCCTGCTGACCAGTGAGACCGTCTGGGGCTGGCTGGCCCAGTGTCCGCTGGAGCGGCCGCGGCTGGCGGTGCTGGGGGGCGGGCCGATCGCCTGCGAACTGGCCCAGGCCCTGGCCCAGCTGGGCCTGCCGATCACCCAGATCCAGCGCAGCGACCGCCTGCTGCGCAAGGAGGACGCCGATGTGGCCGCCGAGGTGCGCCAGGCCCTGGAGGAGGACGGCGTGACCTTGCACATGGACACCGAGGTGCTCGGCTTCGAGCGGGATCCGGCCCCCGGCGGGGCGGTGACGGTGCTGGTTCGGCAGGGGGAGCGGCAGGGGCGGATCGCCTGTGACGCCGTGCTTTGCGCCCTGGGCCGCCGCGCCCGGCTGCAGGGCTACGGCCTCGAGGAGCTGGGCATTCCCACCGGCGCCACGATCAACACCAACGCCTTCCTGCAGACGCTCTACCCCAACATCTACGCCGCCGGCGATGTGGCCGGGCCGTTCCAGTTCACCCACACCGCCGCCCACCAGGCCTGGTATGCGGCGGTGAATGCCCTGTTCGGGCAGCTGCGCTCCTTCCAGGTGGACAACCGCGTCATCCCGCGCACCACCTTCACCGATCCGGAGGTGGCCACGGTGGGATTCACCGAAGCCGAGGCGGCGGCCCGGGGGGTGGCGGTGGAGGTGACGCGCTTCCCCCTGCACGAGCTCGACCGTGCCATCGTCGAGAGCGCCGAGCGGGGGTTCGTGAAAGTGCTCACCCCACCGGGCAGCGACCGGATCCTGGGCGTCACGATCGTGGCCGAGCACGCCGGCGAACTGCTGGCCGAGTTCGTGCTGGCCATGAAATGGGGCCTGGGACTGGGCAGGATCTTCGGGACGATCCACGCCTACCCCACCCTGGCCGAGGCCAACAAGTACACCGCCGCCGCCTGGAAGAAGCAACGGGTGCCCCAGCACCTGCTGCCCTGGCTGCGCCGCTACCACACCTGGCGGCGCCGCGGCTGA
- a CDS encoding P-II family nitrogen regulator, translating into MSQQVWKLVIVAEEILSKKLIKLIKAAGATGYTVNAAGGEGSRNVRSTGEPSVSHTLSNVKIEVLTGTRELADEITRAIEAKYYADFSIITYIYQVEALRDHKF; encoded by the coding sequence ATGAGTCAACAGGTCTGGAAGCTGGTGATCGTTGCAGAGGAAATCCTCTCCAAGAAACTCATCAAGCTCATCAAGGCAGCAGGTGCCACCGGTTACACCGTCAATGCGGCGGGTGGCGAAGGAAGCCGCAATGTGCGCTCCACAGGAGAACCCAGCGTGTCCCACACCCTCTCCAACGTGAAAATCGAAGTTCTCACAGGTACCCGCGAGCTGGCTGACGAAATCACCCGGGCTATCGAAGCGAAGTATTATGCGGACTTCTCCATCATCACCTACATCTACCAGGTGGAAGCCCTGCGCGATCACAAGTTCTGA